In Marinobacter qingdaonensis, the genomic stretch CCTCGTTCTCGCCGGCAAAGCGCACCGACACCCCTTCCGGCGGCTCCGGCATCTGCTCCTGCAACCGGTTCAGGGCCTCGTCCACCCGCCGTCCGGCGGCCAGCTCGGACTTGATGGTCACGGTGCGCTGGCCGTCCACACGCACAATGCTGTTGGTCTTGGCGCCCGGCTCGAGATCGACAAACTGGGACAGCGGCACCTGGCCCCGCGCGGTGTTGATGGTCTGGCGCTGGAGCTGGTCGAGCTCGCGCCAGTTATTGGGCACCCGCACCGCAATGTCCACCTCGTCGCGCACGTCTTCCGGCCGGTAGGTGGCCAGGACCAGGCCGTTGGTGACCAGGCGCACGGCGCTGCCGACACTGAGCACGTCGGTCGAGAACCGGGCCGCCGCCTCCCGGTCGACGTTCAGGCGCCATTCGATGCCGGGCAGGCTGCGATCATCCTCGACATCCACGAAACCGCCCATGGCGGCCATGGCGGCCTGGATCTGGTCGACGTAGGCGTTCAACTGTGTGCTGTCGCGGCTGCTGACCTGCAGTTCGATGGGCTTACCCTCCGCGGGCCCGCCCTCCTGCTCGCGAAACTCCAGTCGAATGCCGGGCAGGTCGTCGGTGCGGGCGCGGAATTCCTTCAGGATGGCGCTGGCCGGACGGCGGGTGTGCCAGTCCGTAAACTGGAACTGCAGCACCCCGATCACGTCTGGGGCGGCACGGTTGCCCGCGGTGATCATCGAGCGTGCATACAGGGCCTCGACTTCGGGCATGGCGGTCAACCGCTGCTCGACCTGCCGGACGATCGCATCCCGCTCCTGGATCGACAGGTCGCCACGGGCGCGGATCTGAACCTGGGCCGAATCCGGCTCGACGCTGGGGAAGAATTCGACGCCGTGATTGAATTTGCCGTAGGCGGCGTAGATCAGGCCAATGACCGCCAACACCCCCAGCAGGGTGGTTCCCGGACGTTTCAGCAAGTTCGCCAGCACCCGCCGGTAGGTCTGCATCAGGCGCCCGCCGCCCAGGGGCTGGGGATGCCGGCGGCCACCGCTGACGCCACCCAGCACCGGCAGGAACACCAGGGCCATGGCCAGGGACGCGGTCAGGCAGATGATCACCGTCAGCGGCAGAAACTTCATGAACTCGCCGACCACGCCCGGCCAGAACAGCAGGGGCACGAACACCGCCAGGGTGGTGGCGGTCGAGGCAATGATGGGCCAGGCCATGCGGCTCGCCGCCTCGGCCCAGGCCGATGTGACGGCACGCCCTTCCGACAGGTTCCGGTCCGCCAGTTCGGACACGACAATCGCGCCATCCACCAGCATCCCGGCCACCAGGATCAGGCTGAACAGCACCACGATGTTGAGCGTCAGTCCCATGCCGTAGATCACCAGGATCCCGGTCAGGAAGGCGCCCGGAATGGTCAGTCCCACCAGCAGCGCCGAACGCGGTCCCATGGCGGCGATGACCACGATGATCACCAGCACGATGGCGGTGAGCACGTTGTTCAGCAGGTCACTGAGAATGTCCCGCACCTCGCCGGACTGATCCATGATGTAGCGCACTTCCAGGCTATCCGGCAGCTGGGGCCGGGCCTGCCGGATCAGTTCGCGGACCTTCTCCACGGTGTTGATGATGTTGGCACCGGTGCGCTTGGTCACCTCCAGCACCAACGCCGGCTCGCCGTTGATGCGAGCAAAGCCGGTGGGGTCCTTGAAGGTACGCTGCAACATGGCGACATCGCCAAAGGTCACCACCGTGTCGCCGTCCACCTTGACCGGCATCGACATCACGTCCTCAACCGACTCGATCACCCCGGGCACTTTCAGGGCCATCCGGCCCTTGCCGGTATCCAGGGAGCCGGCGGCCACCAGTTGATTGTTGCGAGTCACCAGGGCCGCCAGCTGGTCGAAGTCGATGCCATAGCTTTCCAGCACCTGGGGGTCGACCACCACCTCGAGCAGGTCCTCCCGGTCGCCGCCGATCTCCACCTCCAGCACCTCCGGGATGGCTTCAATGGCGTCCTGCAGGGCCCGCGCCACGGTGATCAGCTCCCGTTCCGACAGCGGCCCGGACAAACCGACCGACAGCACCGGAAACAGGGACACATTGATTTCGTTGACCTGGGGTTCGTCGGCCTCATCCGGCAGTTTGCTGCGGGCGGTGTCCACGCGCTCGCGCACATCCTGCAGGGCCTTGTCCGAATCGAAGCCGGCGTCGAACTCCAACATCACCGAGGCGAAGCCCTCGGACGCCCGGCCGCGCATTTCCTTGATGCCCTCCAGGGACCGCAACTCCTGCTCCATGGGCCGCACCAGCAGGCGCTCGGCGTCTTCCGGGCTGATGCCGTCCAGGGTCATGGACACGTAGATGATGGGGATGGTGATGTCCGGGTTGGCTTCCTTGGGGATGGTCTGGAACGCAGCAATGCCACCGGCGATCAGGAACAGCAGGGTCAGCAGCGTGGTGCGGCTGCGGTCCATGGCGGCAAAGATTAGCGAACGCATGGTCGTCAGCCCCGGTCTTCGGCGACATCAACGGGGCGCACCCGTTCCCCGGGATTGACGAAACCGCCCCCCCGGGTTATCAAGCGGATTTCATCCGGCAATCCGGTGACCCAGGCGCCGTCGGTGGCGACACTGAGCAACTCCACCTGGCTAAACACCACGCGATTGTCGCGATTGACGTGCTTGACCCCGGGCCGACCGTCGTCGCCCAACGACAGATGGGCCGGGGAGATAAACATGGCCTTCACCTCGGGCAGGGCGATGCGCAGGCTGGCGCTGCCGCCGGCCACCCGCTGACGCTCCGGGTTCTCCACGGCGATTTCCACAGCAAAGGTGCGGGTTTCAGGGTTGGCCGCGCTGGCCACGAAGGTGACCTGTCCGTCCAGTTGCCCGCCGTTGAGCAGGTCCACTCGTACCGGCTGGCCAACGTCGACCTTACCCGCCGACTGCTGGGGCACCTGGCCGGCGGCCTTGAGCCGGTCGATACGCACCAGCTCGAACAGCGGCGAGCCGACCTGCACCAGCGAGCCCGGGTCCACGTCCCGGCGGTTGATGATGCCCGCAAACGGCGCCTTCGGCGTCAGGTGTTCCACCTCCAGTCGGGCGGCTGCCAGTTCGGCACTGGCAGCCGCCAGTTCGCTCTCGAGGCTGAGCAGCTCGGATTGCGAGGTCAGGTCGCTGGAGCGCAGCCGGCGTGCAGCGCTCAAGTCCGCCTCAAGACTGCGCACCCGCGCCTGCCAGCGAGCCAGGACCGCCTGACGCCCATCCTCGGACAGGGTCAGCAGCGGCTCCCCCGCTGCCACCCGCTGCCCGAGACCGACGGCAATGGATTCAACCGTGCCAGGGACCCGGGCACTGATCAGCACCGAATGCCAGGGCTCCAACTGGCCCTGCAGCAACAAGCTGGGTTCGTGCACACGTGCACTCAGGGTCTCGACCTGGACGCTGGTGAGTTCGGGTTCACCCCGGGCCGTCCGATCTGGCGCCTCGTCCCGGGCCTCTTTGACCTCGCCGGTGGCCATCCAGACCGCCAGTGCCACGATGATCAACAGCGCCAATCCGAGTGAACCCCATTTGCCTTTTGTCATGACCCTTTCGCCGTGCCTGAAAACCGTGATTCGTTCCCAAAAAAACGGGATGCGGAAAAAAAACCGGCAACAAACGCTTGCAACCGGTTAAAAACGTGGGGTAGATTTTACACAGAAATTTTTGACGAATTCAGAGCAGATTGTTCCTTTTATGAATCTCAACGCAGTGATTGTCCTTGTGAAGCTTGTCCTGGTGGTCGTGGTACCGTCCGGGGGCTTTTGCGTGGACAAGCGGGTGAGATAGCGACAACCTGACAAGACACCAAGAGCCCCCGGCACCGAAAGGTCCCGGGGGCTTTTTTTTGCGGCAATAAAAAGGGAAAACACCATGAACGGCGCACAGCAGATTCTTGACGCGTTCCACCGCCACGACATCCACACCGTATTCGGCTACCCCGGTGGCTGCATCATGCCGCTATACGATGCCCTGGTGGACGACGTCGGAATCGAACACGTACTGTGCCGCCACGAACAGGGCTGCGCCCTCGCCGCCGACGGGTACGCCCGGGCCAGTGGCCAGCTGGGGGTGTGCATTGCCACCTCCGGGCCCGGCGCCACCAACCTGATCACCGGCGTTGCCAACGCCCACCGGGATTCCATCCCCATGCTGGTGATCACCGGCCAGGTGCCCTCCGGTCTGATCGGCACCGACGCTTTCCAGGAAACCGACGTGCTCGGCATGACCCTGGGCATCGTCAAACACAGCTATCTGGTGGACGAGGTCGATGACTTGCCGGCGATCCTGGAGGAGGCCATCGACCTGGCCCAAACCGGCCGCCCCGGCCCGGTCTGGATCGACATCCCCAAGGACGTACTGCTGACCGAAGCCTCAATGCAGCCCGCGCCCAAGACCACGACGACCGCGCCGACCACCCCGGATCTCACCGAGGCCCTGGCCATGCTGCGCGCCGCCCGCAAGCCCCTGCTCTACAGTGGTGGCGGCATCAGCCTGGCCCACGCCGAGACGCGCTTCCGGGCTTTTGCCGACACCTCGGCCTTGCCCAGCGTGGTGACCCTCAAGGGCATCGGCAACGGCGGCAAGCACAGCGCCCATCACCTGGGCATGCTGGGCATGCACGGCTCCCGGGCCGCGAACCGGGCCGTGGATGAGTGCGACCTGCTGCTGGTCATCGGCGCCCGCCTGGACGATCGCGCCACCGGCAAGCTGGACACCTTCGCGCCCAACGCCCGGATGATCCACATCGACGCCGACGCCGCCGAAATCAACAAACTGCGACCCGCCGACCTGGCCGTTCGGGGCGATCTGAATGCCATTCTCGAGGCCTTGACCGACGACCTGGCCGCCCAACCATTGGCCATCACTGACTGGCAGACCCAGTGCCGCACCTGGCACACCACCGGCGGATTCAGCGCCGCCGATAACGAAGAGCCCATGGCCCCGATCACCGGCCCGGCCTTCGTACGTCAGCTGTCGCGCATCGCGCCCGACGACACCGTCATCGCCTGCGACGTTGGCCAGCATCAGATGTGGGTCGCCCAGCACTACCAGTTTGACCACCCCCGCCATCACCTCTCCAGCGGTGGCCTGGGCACCATGGGCTTCGGCCTGCCGGCGGCCATCGGCGCCCAGTTTGCAGACCGGGGCACCACCGTCATCAACGTCGCCGGCGACGGCTCGTTCATGATGAATGCCCAGGAACTGGCCACCATCCGCCGCTACCGGCTGCCACTGAAGATGATCATCCTGGATAACCAATGCCTGGGCATGGTCCGCCAGCAGCAGGAGCTGTTCTACAACAACCGGGAAAGCCAGATCGACCTGGACGACAACCCCGACTTCGTCGCCATGGCCCGCGCCTTCGACATCCCGGCCCTGCACATCGAACGCACCGACCAGATCCGCCGGGGCATCGAGACCATCCTCGCCTACGACGGCCCGATGCTGCTGCACGTGGCCATCGCCCGGGAGGAAAACGTCTGGCCCATCGTTAAACCCGGCGCCAGCAACCGCGACATGATCGACGAAACCAAAAAGCGCACCAGCCAAGCCCAACGGGAGCACGTAGCATGACCCCTTCACAGCAGCCTTCGACACCGAGCTACACCCTCACCTGCCGCATGTCCCAGGAAGCGGCGGCACTGGAACGCCTGTGCCAGGTGGTTCGAATTCGTGGTTTCAAGATCGCGCGCATGGCGGTGGAAAGCACCGGCGAGCACCTGGACATTGCCCTGACCCTGGAGGGCAGCCGGCCCATTGCCATGCTCCAGGCTCAGCTGTTGAAGCTGCATACGGTGGTGGAGGTGGCCCAAGAGCCGGGGGCGGTGGCTCATTCGCTTCGGGCTTGAGGTTGGTTTTGTAGCCTGTTGTTTGGGGGGCGGGTACGCGGGTGGGGTGTTTTTTCTTCGTGAACCGGTGTGGTTAGCTCGGCGCGGGGTGGTGGGTGGATTTTTTGCCGGAAAAGGGTGTCTGAGCGAAGCGAGTTCCTTTTCCAAAAAAAATGCCACCCACCACCACGCAAGCCCGCCCCCGCAACCCTCAGGCTACCGGGGCAAACTACCAAACT encodes the following:
- a CDS encoding efflux RND transporter periplasmic adaptor subunit, with product MTKGKWGSLGLALLIIVALAVWMATGEVKEARDEAPDRTARGEPELTSVQVETLSARVHEPSLLLQGQLEPWHSVLISARVPGTVESIAVGLGQRVAAGEPLLTLSEDGRQAVLARWQARVRSLEADLSAARRLRSSDLTSQSELLSLESELAAASAELAAARLEVEHLTPKAPFAGIINRRDVDPGSLVQVGSPLFELVRIDRLKAAGQVPQQSAGKVDVGQPVRVDLLNGGQLDGQVTFVASAANPETRTFAVEIAVENPERQRVAGGSASLRIALPEVKAMFISPAHLSLGDDGRPGVKHVNRDNRVVFSQVELLSVATDGAWVTGLPDEIRLITRGGGFVNPGERVRPVDVAEDRG
- a CDS encoding efflux RND transporter permease subunit, whose protein sequence is MRSLIFAAMDRSRTTLLTLLFLIAGGIAAFQTIPKEANPDITIPIIYVSMTLDGISPEDAERLLVRPMEQELRSLEGIKEMRGRASEGFASVMLEFDAGFDSDKALQDVRERVDTARSKLPDEADEPQVNEINVSLFPVLSVGLSGPLSERELITVARALQDAIEAIPEVLEVEIGGDREDLLEVVVDPQVLESYGIDFDQLAALVTRNNQLVAAGSLDTGKGRMALKVPGVIESVEDVMSMPVKVDGDTVVTFGDVAMLQRTFKDPTGFARINGEPALVLEVTKRTGANIINTVEKVRELIRQARPQLPDSLEVRYIMDQSGEVRDILSDLLNNVLTAIVLVIIVVIAAMGPRSALLVGLTIPGAFLTGILVIYGMGLTLNIVVLFSLILVAGMLVDGAIVVSELADRNLSEGRAVTSAWAEAASRMAWPIIASTATTLAVFVPLLFWPGVVGEFMKFLPLTVIICLTASLAMALVFLPVLGGVSGGRRHPQPLGGGRLMQTYRRVLANLLKRPGTTLLGVLAVIGLIYAAYGKFNHGVEFFPSVEPDSAQVQIRARGDLSIQERDAIVRQVEQRLTAMPEVEALYARSMITAGNRAAPDVIGVLQFQFTDWHTRRPASAILKEFRARTDDLPGIRLEFREQEGGPAEGKPIELQVSSRDSTQLNAYVDQIQAAMAAMGGFVDVEDDRSLPGIEWRLNVDREAAARFSTDVLSVGSAVRLVTNGLVLATYRPEDVRDEVDIAVRVPNNWRELDQLQRQTINTARGQVPLSQFVDLEPGAKTNSIVRVDGQRTVTIKSELAAGRRVDEALNRLQEQMPEPPEGVSVRFAGENEDQQQASRFLTTAFLVAVAMMLLILVTQFNSLYQTLLILSAILLSTAGVLLGLLLNGQAFGIVMVGMGIIALGGIVVNNNIILIDTYNQMRRDGLAAYEAALETGCLRLRPVVLTAITTILGLMPMVLGVNVDLLTPALGLGAPSTQWWTQLSSAIAGGLAFATVLTLLLTPALLVLGERTGQRLRRLTGRDPAA
- the ilvG gene encoding acetolactate synthase 2 catalytic subunit translates to MNGAQQILDAFHRHDIHTVFGYPGGCIMPLYDALVDDVGIEHVLCRHEQGCALAADGYARASGQLGVCIATSGPGATNLITGVANAHRDSIPMLVITGQVPSGLIGTDAFQETDVLGMTLGIVKHSYLVDEVDDLPAILEEAIDLAQTGRPGPVWIDIPKDVLLTEASMQPAPKTTTTAPTTPDLTEALAMLRAARKPLLYSGGGISLAHAETRFRAFADTSALPSVVTLKGIGNGGKHSAHHLGMLGMHGSRAANRAVDECDLLLVIGARLDDRATGKLDTFAPNARMIHIDADAAEINKLRPADLAVRGDLNAILEALTDDLAAQPLAITDWQTQCRTWHTTGGFSAADNEEPMAPITGPAFVRQLSRIAPDDTVIACDVGQHQMWVAQHYQFDHPRHHLSSGGLGTMGFGLPAAIGAQFADRGTTVINVAGDGSFMMNAQELATIRRYRLPLKMIILDNQCLGMVRQQQELFYNNRESQIDLDDNPDFVAMARAFDIPALHIERTDQIRRGIETILAYDGPMLLHVAIAREENVWPIVKPGASNRDMIDETKKRTSQAQREHVA
- a CDS encoding ACT domain-containing protein, with the protein product MTPSQQPSTPSYTLTCRMSQEAAALERLCQVVRIRGFKIARMAVESTGEHLDIALTLEGSRPIAMLQAQLLKLHTVVEVAQEPGAVAHSLRA